TAGCCGCTTACCGATCCCACGTCCATGGTGCTGCTCCGCAACGGCAATATTCACAATTTCTATCGTTCCCGGGTGTGTTGGAATCAGAACAAATTCACCAACAAGCTCATCATTGATATAAGCGAGATAACATTTTCCCCTTGCTATATAATCATCTACCAGCGACTTGGAAGGATCAGCGAGCAGCAGCAGCTCATACGGAACCTCTTGCCCGGCTTGCAAATCCAGCAGTTTATATACGATTTCCATTCTGCATTCCCCTATTCCAAAATAATCCTGACTGAAGCATTTTTTTCATCTTATCATGTTTCCCGCGTGGACCGAAAACAAATTTAGAAATAATATTACTATTCATAGAAAATTCACTTTCAAAAAGTAAGCAAATAACATATAATAATATTATGAATTAAAGAAATAACGCATCGCGAATTATTATTATACATAAGGAGTGCTACTCATGGGTGACTTTGTCTCAATTATTGAAAATCGTCGTTCGGCGAATAAATTTATTAAAGGTGTTCAACTACCCGTTGAAGAATTGGAAGAAATATTCAAGCTGGTCAAATTAGCTCCGTCTGCGTTTAATCTACAGCATGCGCATTACCTTGTTGTCAATGACCGTGACATGATTGAGAAGTTGTACGTTGCAGCCAATAAGCAATACAAGGTACTTACCGCTTCCGCGGTTGTCCTCGTCCTGGGCAATTTGGACGCCTATAAGGATGTAGCACGGATCAATGAAGGCTTCTTGAATTTAGGAGTCCTTAGCAAACAAGAGTATGACATGGAGATTGAATCTGTCACTGGCTTCTATGAGGGCGGCGGCCAGCAATTTATGCGCGACGAGGCGATCCGCAACTCTAGTCTATCGGCACAGTTATTCATGTACGTTGCCAAAGATAGAGGCTGGGATACTTGCCCAATGATCGGCTTCGACCCAGACGCGGTACAAGAGTTGCTGAACATTCCTGATAATTATATTCCTACGATGATGATTACCATCGGCAAGGCCGATCCTTCCAGTCAGCGTCCACGCGGCTACCGCAAGCCAGTCGGAGAATTTGTAAGCTATAATGAGTTTGGCAAGTAATAATATAGAGGTTGTTCAAAAAGTCCGCTTTTGATCACGAAGTGAATCAGTAAGCAAATTCGACATCGAATCTTGAATTCAGCCGGGCCTTCCGGTCCTCACGTACCAACTACGTACGCTCCGCTCCTCAGGCCCTAGCTTCATTCAACGTTCTCGGTGCTGAAAACCAGCCCTTTTGAACACGCACTTATAGAAGAAAAGCGGTGCAAAGACAGCCATCGGCTGCCTTGCACCGCTTTTTGTATAGATGCAGTTGTCTATCTTTTAATAGCTTTAGGTAGCGCTGTCTAAGCCTTAAAAATTTGCTTGATTGTTCCCTTCCCGTTCTCCGCCTCAACTTCCGCATAGGCTCCGTTAATCAACGTAACCTGCGGTGGAACATGGCCAAAGTCCATATCATAAATAATCGGCAGCTCTAATTCAGCAGTGAGCTCCTGATATAGATCCTCGGCCGTATAATGATCGATTGGCTGATTAGCACCGCTTCGACCAATCATAATACCGGAACAGTGATCGAACCAGCCAGCTAACTTCATATGAACTAATGATCTGCGTAGATCTGCCGTATTCAGCTCGCAATTTTCCAAGTACCAGAGTATTGGCTCATTATGGATATAAGATTCCTGATAATGACGGATATCCCCGAACTGGGTGCCGATCAGATGCCTGATTACATCGATGCAGCCGCCCAACAGTCTGCCTTCCAGCCTAACCTTCTGTCCGGAAACCGTCTTCCAGCAGGTCGGTTCCGTCAAGTGATAGACACAAGGTGAAGGTGCATCATGCTTCCATTCCTTCTGATAATACGGCGAAGAATGCTGTAGAACCTCTTCTCCTGGCTTCGTTCTTAGCGCGGTCTCCCACATCGCCGTTGTCTCATCGGAGTACTCTCCGCGAAAATCGACCAGATTCGTTCCATGCGCAGTAGCGATTCCCGTCTTCAAAGTCACCGCAAGTAACAGAACACTGATGTCCGAATAGCCCAAGATCCACTTGTTCTGAATCTGTTCGAAATCTATAAGTTCTAGTATTTCGATTAACAACTCTCCGCCCCAGGGAGGAATGATCAAATCTATTTGTTCATCGCCCATCATCTTATTGAACTCATCAGCACGCACCCGGGCTGGAGCCGACTTCGCTTTATCCTGTCTCCAGGCC
The window above is part of the Paenibacillus lutimineralis genome. Proteins encoded here:
- a CDS encoding GNAT family N-acetyltransferase, with the protein product MEIVYKLLDLQAGQEVPYELLLLADPSKSLVDDYIARGKCYLAYINDELVGEFVLIPTHPGTIEIVNIAVAEQHHGRGIGKRLVLQAIEEARRLHAHTVEIGTGNSSLLQLRLYQRCGFRITGVDRDFFVRHYEEEIIEDGLPCRDMIRLRLDL
- a CDS encoding nitroreductase family protein; the protein is MGDFVSIIENRRSANKFIKGVQLPVEELEEIFKLVKLAPSAFNLQHAHYLVVNDRDMIEKLYVAANKQYKVLTASAVVLVLGNLDAYKDVARINEGFLNLGVLSKQEYDMEIESVTGFYEGGGQQFMRDEAIRNSSLSAQLFMYVAKDRGWDTCPMIGFDPDAVQELLNIPDNYIPTMMITIGKADPSSQRPRGYRKPVGEFVSYNEFGK
- a CDS encoding S66 family peptidase, with the protein product MIKYPSLPSGATIGVTAPSSGVPAELHELLRQARSRMEAKGYAMVFGDTAWRQDKAKSAPARVRADEFNKMMGDEQIDLIIPPWGGELLIEILELIDFEQIQNKWILGYSDISVLLLAVTLKTGIATAHGTNLVDFRGEYSDETTAMWETALRTKPGEEVLQHSSPYYQKEWKHDAPSPCVYHLTEPTCWKTVSGQKVRLEGRLLGGCIDVIRHLIGTQFGDIRHYQESYIHNEPILWYLENCELNTADLRRSLVHMKLAGWFDHCSGIMIGRSGANQPIDHYTAEDLYQELTAELELPIIYDMDFGHVPPQVTLINGAYAEVEAENGKGTIKQIFKA